The following are encoded together in the Hemicordylus capensis ecotype Gifberg chromosome 4, rHemCap1.1.pri, whole genome shotgun sequence genome:
- the HPDL gene encoding 4-hydroxyphenylpyruvate dioxygenase-like protein, whose amino-acid sequence MPALLNRLSHIGFHIPEGQQLASTLMRKFGFEPLAERVTKWCRQLACRRGTAVFVINERLKSVREDVTPVFSSSHCKDKEVLYDVDPQYAVGTASNICFETEDVSGISQSLQERGCQILIPPTNIADENGCVTYAVVRSVLGNISHTLLDRSQYRGPFLPGFHTVQGLPKETQGSKVTHFDHITYVCSKGSSQAVLDWYKNCFGFQRFHIHQQDDVAEGYRIQGDGVGLRLTGMQYSGSGLKQLDHDCKFVLAESLSDQSKNQVDTFLEQHGGAGIQHVALYTADIIGTASAMANSGANFFKPPLAYYSEKSKEQEIQQVGQDPQLLKNYGILLDAEVGRGGVKRGPGLHGKPYLMQIFTKPLFPEETFFLELIERCGATGFGERNVRALWQSVQIYMDKKY is encoded by the coding sequence ATGCCTGCTCTTCTGAACCGATTGTCCCACATTGGGTTCCACATCCCTGAAGGGCAACAGCTGGCCAGCACTCTCATGCGTAAGTTTGGCTTTGAGCCACTTGCTGAACGAGTAACAAAATGGTGCAGGCAGCTGGCCTGCCGAAGAGGGACTGCCGTGTTTGTTATCAATGAGAGGCTGAAGTCAGTGAGGGAAGACGTTACACCTGTGTTCTCTTCTAGCCACTGCAAGGATAAAGAGGTGTTATATGATGTGGATCCACAGTATGCTGTTGGCACAGCCTCCAACATTTGCTTTGAGACTGAAGATGTGTCTGGCATCTCCCAGAGTCTCCAGGAACGAGGCTGCCAGATCCTTATCCCTCCCACCAATATAGCAGATGAGAATGGCTGCGTCACTTACGCTGTGGTGAGATCTGTTTTGGGCAATATCAGCCACACTCTACTTGATCGATCGCAATACCGTGGACCATTCCTGCCTGGCTTCCATACTGTTCAGGGGCTCCCCAAGGAGACTCAGGGGTCCAAGGTCACACATTTTGACCACATCACCTATGTTTGCTCTAAAGGTAGCTCACAAGCTGTGCTGGATTGGTACAAGAACTGTTTTGGTTTTCAGCGCTTCCACATTCACCAGCAAGATGATGTGGCTGAAGGTTATAGAATCCAAGGGGATGGAGTAGGCCTTCGTCTTACTGGCATGCAGTACAGTGGGAGTGGCTTGAAGCAGCTTGATCATGACTGCAAATTTGTTCTGGCTGAGTCACTGTCAGACCAAAGCAAAAACCAGGTAGATACTTTCTTAGAGCAGCATGGTGGAGCTGGCATCCAACATGTGGCCCTCTACACTGCAGACATCATAGGTACTGCTTCAGCTATGGCAAACTCTGGTGCAAACTTTTTCAAACCACCCTTGGCTTACTACAGTGAGAAAAGTAAAGAGCAAGAGATACAGCAAGTTGGGCAGGATCCTCAGCTCTTGAAGAACTATGGCATCCTCCTGGATGCTGAAGTTGGTAGAGGAGGAGTTAAGCgtggtcctggccttcatgggaAACCATACCTGATGCAGATATTTACCAAACCTCTCTTTCCAGAAGAGACCTTCTTCTTGGAGCTTATAGAGCGATGTGGGGCCACAGGCTTCGGTGAGCGAAACGTTCGTGCTCTCTGGCAATCTGTGCAGATCTACATGGACAAGAAGTACTGA